The Coffea arabica cultivar ET-39 chromosome 8e, Coffea Arabica ET-39 HiFi, whole genome shotgun sequence genome window below encodes:
- the LOC113702972 gene encoding transcription factor MYB1-like: MGRTPCCAKEGLKKGAWTPSEDTMLIDYIKSHGQGKWRSLPKRAGLKRCGKSCRLRWLNYLRPDIKRGNKTDDEEDLIIRLHKLLGNRWSLIAGRLPGRTDNEIKNFWNTNLAKKIGGPQHLAAEPSSSTTRSRAAPVLQNPTSTHQPSNTEKLEGSPTHVVRTKARRLTKGFINVDLQTSCTQQQPGIIMAPSGAAAKDDFSEARTTDNGEKVGPDPASGAFSGKGGYYSSDFVMDFEMDDDFLSDFLNKDFVGFEQDFPQVLANGTCVETNGEANDFSPNCCPKPLSQVDRNDHGDLGSMPTLLDTALAWLNEDH; this comes from the exons atgggGAGAACCCCATGTTGCGCTAAGGAAGGCTTAAAGAAAGGAGCTTGGACTCCTTCGGAAGATACAATGCTGATAGACTACATCAAGTCCCACGGCCAGGGAAAATGGAGAAGTCTTCCCAAACGAGCAG gtCTCAAAAGATGCGGGAAGAGCTGCAGGCTTCGTTGGTTGAACTATCTGAGACCTGACATCAAGAGAGGAAACAAaactgatgatgaagaagacCTCATAATCAGGCTACATAAGCTCCTTGGAAACAG ATGGTCCTTGATAGCTGGAAGGCTTCCGGGGAGAACAGACAATGAAATCAAGAACTTTTGGAACACCAACCTCGCCAAGAAAATTGGAGGCCCTCAACACTTAGCCGCCGAGCCGTCATCATCAACAACTAGGTCCAGAGCAGCCCCAGTACTGCAAAATCCGACAAGCACTCATCAGCCGTCAAATACAGAAAAACTAGAAGGATCCCCTACTCATGTGGTCCGCACGAAGGCTAGAAGGTTAACTAAAGGTTTCATCAACGTAGACTTACAAACTTCTTGTACACAACAACAACCCGGCATAATTATGGCACCGTCCGGGGCTGCAGCCAAAGACGACTTCAGCGAAGCTCGTACTACTGACAACGGCGAAAAAGTTGGCCCCGACCCTGCATCAGGTGCTTTTTCCGGAAAAGGAGGCTACTACTCTTCGGACTTCGTGATGGATTTTGAAATGGACGACGATTTCCTTTCTGATTTTCTCAACAAGGATTTCGTGGGATTTGAACAGGATTTTCCCCAAGTGCTCGCAAATGGTACCTGCGTTGAGACGAATGGTGAGGCCAATGATTTCTCTCCCAACTGCTGTCCAAAACCGCTTTCGCAGGTTGATCGGAATGATCATGGGGATCTTGGTTCCATGCCAACTCTTCTTGATACTGCTCTGGCCTGGCTTAACGAAGACCACTAA